In Cryptomeria japonica chromosome 10, Sugi_1.0, whole genome shotgun sequence, a genomic segment contains:
- the LOC131079159 gene encoding putative pentatricopeptide repeat-containing protein At3g49142 has protein sequence MQLEGVKPDSITFSSILPACAKTGALDQGMDIHQSMKDIEISSDLAVATALVDMYAKCGHIDKACVKPDSATIASILSACARMGALGQGFHAGLVDEGCTYFIHMSNPYCITPTVDHYVCMVDLLGRAGYLEDTLKFIIKMPVKPVVVVWICFLGACRSHMNIGLGEFTATLLFDLDPQNVATYVLLSNIYAEVGMWGEAQMVRRLMKDKGINKIPGCSWIEGHKMIHAFCVGDRSHP, from the exons atgcaattggaagGTGTAAAGCCAGATTCCATAACCTTTTCCAGTATCCTCCCTGCTTGTGCAAAAACTGGAGCTTTGgatcagggtatggacatccatcaaagcatgaaGGATATAGAAATTTCGTCAGATCTTGCAGTTGCAAcggccctggtagacatgtatgcaaaatgtggacaCATAGAtaaggcat gtgtaaagccagatTCTGCAACCATTGCTAGCATCCTCTCTGCCTGTGCCAGAATGGGAGCTTTGGGACAGGGATt CCATGCAGGTTTAGTAGATGAGGGCTGCACATACTTCATTCACATGAGTAACCCTTACTGCATTACACCAACAGTTGATCATTATGTGTGTATGGTTGATCTTCTTGGCCGTGCTGGCTATCTTGAGGACACCTTAAAGTTTATCATTAAGATGCCAGTTAAACCTGTGGTGGTTGTGTGGATCTGTTTTCTTGGTGCCTGTAGATCACATATGAACATAGGTTTAGGAGAATTTACAGCGACACTGCTTTTTGATTTGGATCCTCAAAATGTTGCAACTTATGTTCTTCTCTCAAACATCTATGCAGAAGTGGGCATGTGGGGTGAGGCCCAAAtggtaaggagattgatgaaaGATAAAGGAATTAACAAGATCcctggatgtagttggattgaaggCCATAAAATGATACATGCCTTTTGTGTAGGAGACAGATCACATCCATAG